TACCATTTAGAAATTAAAGCATCCACATTAAAACAAGGTACATTCAAAAAGCAATCATAGGCTACACCatgaacaaatatatatatatatttctgacATTACAGACCAAACATATTTACTGGTAATATTTTATAATTAATTTATATGGACATGTAGGGTACACTGTACACAACACCTGGTTTTGATATAGGCCTATACCAATGTTATTCTTGCTTCCCTTGTTTTCTTGTTTACCCTATATTTTGAGGAATAGACAATCATTGATGTGGTTATTTGTAAGATTGTCTATAGGGTACTCTCAAATGTGGTAGGGTAGGCCATGTCAAATGTAGCAACATTAGATTCTATTATGAATTTTGAAACCAAAACATAAAACTTCATGCACAAAGGTCAGCAGAGTTACTTTTCAAAGATAAAAAATTAATTTCACAATGTGGCTAAACAATATCTACGGAATTGTTTCTGATTTTAGCCCAGGTACTCTGAAAGATGTATTTACTCAACCAATGGAACATTTCAACAATTCTAACCTTCTGTTTTGCCTGTCTGCAGATTCATTACAAATCTATTTTGATTAATTTGGCTTGCTGGTATTTGTCTCAGGTGGGGAGAGTACCTGGATTGTACCCAGACAGTGGATTTAATATTGTTGATTTTAGACAGTAAGTTGAAAGAAGCTTTCATTCAACCTTTTCTTGCCAcatactgtatgatgttgtttTCTTGTGGTAGGCCACTTGAAATAGAATGGCACATATCTGGTATGTTGAGCCTGAATCATTGGGGAGTGGTTGTCGGTGTGATGGACTCTGAAcctttctacatctctctctctctctctctctctctctctcttttatataTATAATCATTCCCCCAAAGCTGCACCACATCCTTTTTGTATTCAATTCGATATCTTAATGAGTAAAAAAAATACAGTGGATTGTAGACATTGCTCTGCATGCAGATATCATGTTCGGCTTTTGAAAACAACTGGGCCATAGTACTAATTCTCAGACTTTTATATTCCTATATCAATCAATGCTACACTAATGCAATAAATCACTAAGTGTCCAACTTGCAATGGACAAGTTGGTATATCAATAGTGCAATATTAGCCCATGGGCGTGTTGATATTTGGTCACATGGCATCATTGTGGTTAAACCTCTTGACCCCTATCAGCTATATGGAGCCATTTTCCTGAAAGAGCCATTTGTAGACTGATGCAATTTCTCCATCCTCTATATAAAACAcctaagcaataaggcccaagggagtgtggtatatgaccaatataaaTTATAAACTGGGTCATTCGAGACCTGaatactgattggctgacagccgtggtatactgtatcagaccatacaccacaggtatgacaaaacatgtatttttagttctccaattacattggtaGCCACTTTATGATAGCAACAAGGCACCGCTGgtggtttgtggtatattgccaatttaccacagctaagggcaGTTCTTATGCATGATGCAACTCCCTTGGCCGTCGTATATTggacatataccacaccccctcgggccttattgattaactaactcactaactcatatCCAGGGTTGTCACAGGAAGGATAAGATCATCAAGGATGtcagccacctgagccacggcctgttcacccacctagaaggcggagacagtacaggtgcatcaacgaTGGGACCATAAGACTGAGAAACAACTTCTATCTCCagcccatcagactgttaaacaatcatcagtaccctgccctggtcaattgaataatgtttacatactgtttcacccactttatatgtatatactgtattctagtcatggctcatcctatataataCAGAATTTTTTTGAAACAAATggtgtatttacattttttattttttatttctaggTAATGCAGCACTGTTGGAGATagcaacacaagcatttcactgcatctGTGATAACATATGCAAATCTATGTAGAgaccaatacattttgatttgtaaaTTTGATCTGTTAGAGTTACTAGTTGCctatccaaaattgtaatcagtaagaaaactttggattacccaaactcagtaaggTAACCTGATTAATTTCACTTACTTTTGGATGACtatccccttaagaggcattattattttttaacctttatttaactaggcaagtcagataagaacaaattcttatttacaatgaaggcctacccggccaaacgacgctgggccaattgcgctatgggactctcaatcacggccggttgtgatacatccTGGAATTGAACCGCGGTCTGTAGTGACATCTCTAgcagtgagatgcagtgcccCGCTGACACACCCGCTGACACACTCGGGAGCCCAGAAGAAGACACAAAGGAGTGTGGTCAGACTCACtctggtggaacaaacttaaacttgtgcCTTTTTTTAATGGTGAATTGAATATCATTGAGAAAATAGAAAGGTGTCATTAATGTATTTTTTTCAGCAAACATCATTTCTGAATTTATAAGTAATCCAAGAATgaatcatctagtttttctaaACTATTAGTAATCTGTTTACAATGTGTTTTTTTCTGGCAATGTAGTAGATTAGTTACCGTTTTTTGTAATCATATTACATGTAATTGAtaacatgtaatcagttactccaCAAACCTGCTCCTATGTGTGTGCCTGCTTTGCTTCATTGTGTTCTGCAGGTTTCTGGAAGTCTGCTGCATGCGGCCATATTTGCTATTTGTTATTGACACCACTTCTAAAATCAGATGTTATTGTTGAAAGTGCGCACCTGTACTTTCGCAGATGTTATATCATACTTAAATCTCAAACCCTACACTTTAGTAGGCTCTTGCGCACATTTCAAAACCGTAGCACTCCAACCACTGCTAGCAGCTCAGTTTTACGCACGCGCCACTGGCAAGGCTCCAGAGGTTGGATGGAGCCCACTTCAGCCGGGGCTACCTTTACTCAGAAGATAGCTGGAGAGGGTCCTCTGATTTAACAAAATCTTAATGGTTCTGAAATGGGTCGTTTTTGTTCAAGGAGAGGACAATGTGCTCGAGGATGACATCTGAACTAATTATTAATTGTCCAATGCTGTTTCCAAAATTATTTTGTGCAATTTGAGGTAGAGATGGATACAACTTCGAAACCGCTCAACCTCTCAACAACCATATATTTTCAGGATTATGGAAACGAGACGATCATCAATCGTTTTGAACAGCCGGATTGGCAAGTGGCACTGTGGGCAATTGCTTATTCACTGATAGTGATTGTGTCTGTCACAGGAAATGTCACTGTAATTTGGATAATTTTGGCGCACAAAAGAATGAGGACAGTGACTAACTATTTTATAGTAAATCTTGCATTCTCAGACGTTTCGATGGCTACTTTTAACACTGTCTTCAATTTTGTTTATGCTATACACAACGACTGGTACTTCGGGTTGGGATACTGTAGGTTTCAGAACTTCTATCCCATCACAGCCATGTTTTCAAGCATTTACTCTATGGCAGCTATTGCGGTTGACAGGTAAGAACATACAACTAGCCTTCTTCCTATTATGTGATATAGCCTGCATACTctagtctgtagagaacacacaATTGTTCAGGGTCATCAAAAGTAAAAATGTTTACTCAAACCATGGGGAATTTCTTTAACGTTCCAAAGACATAATCATATCAACCTCTACAGTGGCTGCATCAGTCAGATACATGTGTAATGACGCTACTTGTCATTGAAGTAGACAATAATCCAATAATTATCACATGCGCTAATTTGTATTATATTTCTGAGTTATATTCACATTTATTTTAAAATATAGTTTACTGGGCACTGTACATCCTAATGGTGCAATACATTGTAATTCTTATATTATTGAATTCGCTTACAACATATTTTTTCATGTATCCCTTCAAATTGTTTTTGTCTGGGTGTGTGACAGACATGCACTGTGAAGTCTGTCCGTTTCTGTGCGGGTAAAAGAGCGCGCTAGTTTTCCTAAATCCACCGATTCTGTTGATATAAGGACAATTCGTATATTATTCTGTATATCCCTATGGAGCTATAGAATAGAGCCCGTAGCCTACTGTTTATCTGTAAAGCTGAAGCATTACGGGTTCCGCGATAGTAATGTAAAGGTAATTTACGATTGAGCcaacatatgcagcgtttacggtgaatgcagtctccgctaaagcgggaacattgccttttcaATTTCAATCGCGCTGTAAAACTGAACTTCTGCGATGCGGATTTAATAGAGCCCTAGTTACATTCCCATTTAATCTCTGAACcttttctacacctctctctctctcagcgtgTGTGTTTCGATGATatgcatgctattcaatgagATATTCCATTTTAACAACTGGATAACTCTGCCTGCTGCACCACATCATTTTTGTATTCAATTCGATATATCTTAATGAGTAAAAAAAAATCCACTGTATTGTAGACATTGCTGTTTTCAAAGCGCTGATGAACAAAAGTTACTCATATTACAGAATGATTATCGGCAAAGTGCACTACTATTTACGTATCATGACCGTGAGATTGTGATGAGTGAGCATCACCATGGTTTTCAGCACATTTCAGTCTTCAGCACTCTAAGCAGCCTATGACATGTACTGTTAtacatctctgtctgtatctgaTTTTTGCTTGTTTCTCTTCCACAGATACATGGCCATAATTTACCCTTTGAAACCAAGGctgtcctccacatccaccaAGATTGTGATTGGTCTCATCTGGGTGGTGGCATTCTCCCTGGCTTTCCCCCAGTGCTACTACTCTGTCACCCAGCATTATCCACCACGGACCATCTGTATGGTCAACTGGCCTGATGACTATGGTGGGAAACACCATCTCACGTGAGACACCCACAGTACCTTTTCCAGTAGTGTGTCTGTCTAGATGTAGTTGCTATAATGACAACATAGATCAAAGTGTCTTCTTTTTTTCATGGTTAGAAATGAATGTTATGTCATGTTCGAAGCCCAAGCGCACATTATCACATAATTCTGTCTGGAATACTTGAGCCTGAACAATGTCCTACTGTCTCACAGATACCAGATAGCTATGATCATACTGATCTACCTGCTCCCCCTGCTGGTGATGTTGATCACCTACAGCCTTATTGGTCAGACACTGTGGGGCAGTGAGATACCAGGGGAGGCCTCAGATCACTACCAGAATCAGATCCAGGCCAAACGCAAGGTCAGCTATGTCATATTAATGCAAAGCTTTGACTGAACAGTTTATAAGAACCTGCTTTTTTTAATGTGTATCTCTATTTACTGAAAGCATTTTGTCCAGTGTTCCACCAGTATGGCCATTGCAAATACATACCAAAAACAAATGCTTCATATGCTTGAGCTGCACTAAAGCAAGTGCTTAGACCCAGGTCTGGTGCAT
The Oncorhynchus nerka isolate Pitt River linkage group LG28, Oner_Uvic_2.0, whole genome shotgun sequence genome window above contains:
- the tacr2 gene encoding substance-K receptor; the protein is MDTTSKPLNLSTTIYFQDYGNETIINRFEQPDWQVALWAIAYSLIVIVSVTGNVTVIWIILAHKRMRTVTNYFIVNLAFSDVSMATFNTVFNFVYAIHNDWYFGLGYCRFQNFYPITAMFSSIYSMAAIAVDRYMAIIYPLKPRLSSTSTKIVIGLIWVVAFSLAFPQCYYSVTQHYPPRTICMVNWPDDYGGKHHLTYQIAMIILIYLLPLLVMLITYSLIGQTLWGSEIPGEASDHYQNQIQAKRKVVKMMIVVVMTFALCWLPYHIYFILGSFNKEIYMQTYIQQVYLAIFWLAMSSTIYNPIIYCCLNQRFRSGFRHAFSWLPFIKVSEEDKMELQHTQTFRMTRSYRTENTKGTVVRHNSTQHDDHTTVKLMKC